One stretch of Pedobacter riviphilus DNA includes these proteins:
- a CDS encoding SusC/RagA family TonB-linked outer membrane protein — protein MAPDDIATIDVLKDAAAAAIYGNRAANGVIMVTTKKGTTGAAQIAYNGYFGIENVSNRYDMMDADQLKAFLAKNNSALTPANDKGANTNWQDEVQRSDALSYNHNVSLSGGTEKTTYNASLNYFKQNGIIKTSDLNRFIGRIGIEQKALNDKLKIGLNISNSVTNANLVPYRNTVLAQMLTYLPTSPVKNPDGSYFDNLIQTSYYNPVSMLENGTENLKNKNILGNLTVNLKLPFGFSYDVSASYQNSQNVYGAFYNSIYTSRYNNVRNTPEPPATPSFVNLVGKDGVAVRNAYQNTNKIIETYLTWNKKFGDHDINAVVGYSYQQSLNNDGFQATSTNFPINQVSYNNLSLGNPYAVPDFRVDFNPNVTYQEILMISDFARVNYNYKNKYLIQGSIRKDGSNVFGANEKWGYFPSVGAAWNIDQEGFFKNTGVLKTLKLRGSYGIAGNSLGFAPLTTKLIYGQVGQFYYNGSPREGAYGAIQNENPDLRWEKTATTNIGLDFGLFNGRLNGSVDVYDKKTTDLILTFGVDNNLFQQVLIQQMLVV, from the coding sequence TTGGCACCGGATGATATCGCCACGATCGACGTATTAAAAGATGCTGCCGCTGCGGCTATTTATGGTAACAGGGCTGCCAATGGTGTAATCATGGTAACCACTAAAAAAGGTACAACAGGTGCAGCACAAATTGCTTATAATGGTTACTTTGGCATAGAAAACGTATCTAACCGGTACGACATGATGGACGCCGATCAATTAAAGGCATTCCTGGCAAAAAATAATTCTGCCCTCACCCCTGCAAATGATAAGGGAGCAAATACCAACTGGCAGGATGAGGTACAACGCAGTGATGCTTTATCGTACAACCACAATGTATCTTTGAGCGGTGGTACCGAGAAAACCACTTACAACGCCAGTTTAAATTATTTTAAACAAAATGGTATTATTAAAACCAGCGATTTAAACAGGTTTATTGGCCGCATTGGCATTGAACAAAAGGCTTTAAACGACAAGTTGAAGATTGGATTGAATATTAGCAACTCGGTAACTAACGCCAACCTGGTTCCTTACCGTAATACGGTACTGGCACAGATGCTTACTTACCTGCCAACATCTCCGGTAAAGAATCCGGATGGATCTTATTTTGATAACTTAATCCAAACCAGCTACTATAACCCGGTTTCTATGCTCGAAAACGGTACAGAGAACCTGAAGAATAAAAACATCCTAGGAAATTTAACCGTTAACTTAAAATTACCGTTCGGCTTCTCTTACGATGTTTCTGCATCTTACCAAAATAGCCAAAACGTTTATGGTGCATTTTATAACAGCATTTATACTTCCAGGTATAACAATGTTCGTAATACGCCAGAGCCACCTGCAACTCCAAGCTTTGTAAACCTGGTGGGTAAAGATGGTGTAGCGGTAAGAAATGCTTATCAAAACACCAATAAAATTATAGAAACGTACTTAACCTGGAATAAAAAATTTGGCGACCATGATATCAATGCCGTAGTGGGTTACTCTTATCAGCAATCGCTAAATAACGATGGTTTTCAGGCTACTTCTACAAATTTCCCGATCAACCAGGTTAGTTATAACAATTTAAGTTTAGGAAACCCATACGCGGTGCCTGATTTTAGAGTTGATTTTAATCCAAACGTAACTTACCAGGAAATTTTAATGATTTCTGATTTTGCAAGGGTTAATTACAATTATAAAAACAAATACCTCATTCAGGGATCGATCAGAAAAGATGGGTCGAATGTATTCGGTGCCAACGAAAAATGGGGCTATTTCCCATCTGTAGGTGCAGCATGGAACATTGATCAGGAGGGTTTCTTTAAAAACACTGGCGTTCTTAAAACCCTTAAATTAAGGGGTAGTTACGGTATTGCAGGTAACTCGCTTGGATTTGCACCACTTACCACTAAACTTATTTACGGACAGGTAGGACAGTTTTATTATAACGGTTCGCCAAGAGAAGGTGCTTATGGCGCCATCCAAAACGAAAACCCTGATTTGAGATGGGAGAAAACAGCCACGACCAATATTGGTTTAGATTTCGGACTATTTAATGGCAGATTAAACGGATCGGTAGACGTATATGATAAAAAAACAACTGATTTGATTTTGACATTTGGCGTTGATAATAACTTATTCCAGCAGGTTCTTATACAGCAAATGTTGGTAGTTTGA
- a CDS encoding LacI family DNA-binding transcriptional regulator codes for MAEAVNIKRLAQELNISIATVSKALNDSYEISLKTKNRVWTLAKELNYTPNPAASNLRSNKTKTIAVVIPCVANNFFSLSIMGIEEIARQYGYHVLIYQTHENIEAEKAFTNSLLNGRVDGILTSVSSSEYNSEYYANLVKKIPLVFFDRVYENLDAVRVTTDDYEIAFQATEHLIECGCTKIAYLFGLENLPAGKARFAGYLDALKTHGITFMEQLVVKYHDGEEFNLQQIKELLGKHKPDALFSSIEEFIIPAYRACRDLSLQIPNDVKVLSFSNLSTAELLNPSLTTISQPAFEIGREAAKCLFKILNNKQLDDEQNIILKSVLTKRESTGG; via the coding sequence ATGGCAGAAGCAGTTAATATTAAGCGGTTGGCTCAAGAGTTGAATATTTCAATAGCAACCGTTTCTAAAGCTCTTAACGACAGCTATGAAATCAGTTTAAAAACTAAAAATAGGGTGTGGACCTTGGCTAAGGAACTGAATTACACGCCAAATCCGGCCGCCAGTAACCTCCGGAGCAACAAAACCAAAACTATTGCCGTAGTTATACCCTGCGTAGCAAATAATTTTTTCTCCCTATCCATAATGGGAATTGAAGAAATAGCCAGACAGTATGGTTACCATGTACTTATTTATCAAACCCATGAAAATATAGAAGCAGAAAAAGCCTTTACCAACAGTTTGTTAAACGGGCGGGTAGATGGCATTCTTACTTCAGTATCAAGCAGCGAATATAACAGTGAATATTATGCCAATCTGGTTAAGAAAATCCCTTTGGTATTTTTCGACCGGGTATATGAAAACCTGGATGCAGTTAGGGTAACTACTGATGATTATGAAATTGCTTTTCAGGCTACAGAACATTTAATTGAATGTGGCTGTACCAAAATTGCCTATTTATTTGGACTCGAAAATCTTCCGGCGGGCAAGGCAAGGTTTGCAGGTTATCTGGATGCACTGAAGACACATGGAATAACTTTTATGGAGCAACTTGTTGTTAAATATCATGACGGTGAAGAATTTAACCTGCAGCAGATAAAGGAATTGCTTGGGAAGCATAAACCAGATGCACTTTTTTCTTCTATTGAAGAATTTATTATTCCTGCTTACCGCGCCTGCAGGGATTTGAGTTTACAGATTCCAAATGATGTTAAAGTACTCAGTTTTTCTAACCTGAGTACCGCTGAGCTTTTAAATCCTTCGCTTACTACAATTTCGCAACCTGCTTTCGAAATTGGGCGTGAAGCAGCAAAATGTCTCTTCAAAATCCTTAACAACAAACAACTGGATGACGAACAGAATATCATATTGAAATCGGTGCTGACCAAGCGCGAATCTACAGGCGGTTAA
- a CDS encoding glycoside hydrolase family 28 protein, with protein sequence MKVKILLFFALLISFGALAQNKLYNIKNYGAVGDGKTNDAAAIQKTIDACSAAGGGQVVIPAGYVFLTGPFNLKSFIDLRVEGGAKLLASPDEKLYTQSAFRENKGEGTIWIGGEKLEQVSISGSGVIDGNGISFMGEELSDSYVLKPFNIVDPRPHLLTLIGCNKLNIDGVTFQNSAYWTVHLVGCNDVSISNITLLNSIKIRNSDGIDLDHSKNVRITNCFIESGDDCICLKNRREFEEYGACENIVISNCTMTSSSCAIKIGSENMDRISNVLINNCNIRKSNRGIGIQNRDEGTVNNVIFSNLFIESKLFSDVWWGKAEPIYITAYPRATSNNKDAGWRLPKGQTKGRVGAVKNIYFSNIRCTGESGVYISGESPDKISDIYFDQVSVYLDKTTKEAGGVYDRRPSNVEGLVKSAIAGFYFENTGYISLLNSNVVWGTNKPDYAGKALEGKNVSKIKTVNFSETTVGK encoded by the coding sequence ATGAAGGTTAAAATTTTACTCTTTTTTGCGCTGTTGATTTCTTTCGGTGCACTGGCCCAAAATAAATTATATAATATTAAAAACTATGGTGCGGTTGGCGATGGTAAAACCAACGATGCAGCGGCTATCCAGAAAACTATTGATGCCTGTTCGGCAGCTGGAGGTGGACAGGTAGTTATACCAGCTGGTTATGTGTTTTTAACTGGCCCGTTTAACTTGAAATCGTTCATTGATTTAAGGGTGGAAGGTGGTGCCAAGTTACTGGCAAGTCCTGACGAAAAGCTGTATACCCAAAGTGCTTTTAGAGAAAATAAAGGCGAGGGTACCATCTGGATTGGTGGAGAAAAACTTGAACAGGTAAGCATTAGCGGAAGCGGTGTAATTGATGGAAACGGGATTTCGTTTATGGGGGAGGAGCTTAGCGACTCCTATGTGTTAAAACCCTTTAATATTGTAGATCCCCGGCCGCATCTGCTTACTTTGATCGGTTGTAATAAATTGAATATAGATGGGGTAACTTTTCAGAATTCAGCGTACTGGACAGTTCATTTGGTTGGCTGTAATGATGTATCGATATCGAATATAACGTTATTAAACAGTATAAAGATCCGTAATAGTGATGGCATCGATCTAGACCACAGTAAAAACGTTCGGATTACCAATTGTTTTATCGAATCGGGCGATGATTGTATCTGCTTAAAGAACAGGCGCGAGTTTGAAGAATATGGTGCCTGTGAAAATATTGTGATCAGTAACTGTACCATGACTTCCAGCTCGTGCGCCATCAAAATAGGTTCTGAAAATATGGACAGGATCAGTAACGTACTTATCAATAATTGTAATATCAGGAAGAGCAACCGAGGCATTGGTATTCAAAACCGTGATGAGGGTACAGTAAATAATGTGATTTTCTCCAACCTGTTTATCGAGTCGAAACTCTTTTCGGATGTATGGTGGGGCAAGGCAGAGCCGATTTATATTACCGCTTATCCAAGAGCAACCAGCAACAATAAAGACGCTGGCTGGCGTTTGCCGAAGGGGCAAACCAAAGGCAGGGTTGGAGCGGTTAAAAATATTTATTTCAGTAATATCCGGTGTACTGGTGAAAGTGGTGTGTACATCAGTGGCGAAAGTCCTGATAAAATTTCTGATATCTATTTTGACCAGGTTAGTGTTTACCTTGATAAAACAACAAAAGAAGCAGGTGGAGTATATGATCGTAGGCCAAGCAATGTTGAAGGACTCGTTAAAAGTGCAATTGCAGGATTTTATTTTGAAAATACCGGGTACATCAGCTTACTTAACAGCAATGTAGTATGGGGTACAAATAAGCCAGACTATGCTGGGAAAGCCTTAGAGGGAAAGAATGTTAGTAAAATTAAAACGGTTAACTTTAGCGAAACTACAGTGGGTAAATAA
- a CDS encoding SusC/RagA family TonB-linked outer membrane protein, whose translation MSNKGIEVVLNGTPVSTDNFSWTTGFNLAHNKNKIITLSDDPRFNIEDRLTVSPDGAGQSGLTLQTLKPGQPIGTFFTFKYAGKDANGVSQYYDANGNLTKTPLTKTDYYILGNAQPKALLGWSNNIRYKNFDLSVFMRAALGVKIMNVTRADLFRPSTAQFTNIPVEVENESVSDFNSYKYSSRFLENGSYLRLDNATLGYTFKKGLIPGVNSIRLYTTANNLFVITGYKGIDPEINQGGTAPGVDTNNFYPKTRTFLFGLNVSFN comes from the coding sequence TTGAGCAACAAAGGTATTGAGGTGGTTCTAAATGGTACGCCAGTAAGCACCGACAACTTTAGCTGGACTACCGGATTTAACTTAGCGCATAATAAAAATAAAATTATTACCCTATCGGATGATCCAAGATTTAACATTGAAGACCGATTGACTGTTTCTCCTGATGGTGCCGGACAAAGTGGTTTAACACTGCAGACCCTTAAACCAGGGCAACCAATCGGAACATTTTTCACATTTAAATATGCAGGTAAAGATGCAAATGGTGTTTCACAGTATTATGATGCTAACGGTAACCTCACAAAGACCCCGCTCACCAAAACCGATTATTATATTCTTGGAAATGCACAACCGAAAGCGTTATTAGGTTGGTCAAACAACATCAGGTATAAGAATTTTGATTTAAGCGTATTCATGAGAGCGGCATTAGGCGTTAAAATTATGAACGTTACACGCGCTGATTTATTCCGCCCCAGCACTGCCCAGTTCACCAATATCCCTGTTGAGGTTGAAAATGAATCAGTATCTGATTTCAACTCCTATAAATATTCGAGCAGATTCTTAGAGAATGGCAGTTACCTGCGTTTAGATAATGCTACACTTGGATATACTTTCAAAAAAGGCCTTATTCCTGGTGTAAATTCTATTCGATTGTACACCACAGCGAATAACCTGTTCGTAATTACCGGTTATAAAGGAATAGACCCAGAGATCAATCAGGGTGGTACTGCACCAGGGGTAGATACCAATAACTTTTATCCTAAAACCAGAACATTTTTATTCGGGTTAAACGTATCATTTAACTAA
- a CDS encoding inositol oxygenase family protein — MRNQSASAKDNQNPLQNLDQWEEDILIRYPDPKNINADKKEEQFRNYDETEKDSVKEFYRLNHTYQTYDFVKQKKADYLKFDKQEMPIWSAFDFLNKLVDDSDPDTDLDQMQHLLQTSEAIRNDGHPDWMVLVGLIHDMGKVLCLFGEPQWAVVGDTFPVGCAYSDKIVYPEFFSQNPDYNNEIYQTKLGVYTQNCGLDNVDMSWGHDEYVYHMMKPYIPEPGLYMLRYHSFYSQHRENAYDHLMNEKDHEMFKWVNLFNPYDLYSKNPNQKSWAELEPYYKALVAKYLPATIKF; from the coding sequence ATGAGAAACCAAAGCGCATCTGCAAAGGATAACCAAAATCCGTTGCAAAACCTTGATCAGTGGGAAGAGGATATTTTGATCCGTTATCCAGATCCAAAAAACATCAATGCTGACAAAAAAGAAGAGCAGTTCAGAAATTATGATGAAACAGAAAAGGATAGTGTAAAAGAATTTTACAGGCTAAACCATACTTATCAAACATACGATTTCGTAAAACAGAAAAAAGCAGATTATTTAAAGTTCGACAAACAAGAGATGCCAATTTGGAGTGCTTTTGATTTTTTGAACAAGTTGGTGGATGATTCTGATCCTGATACCGATCTAGACCAGATGCAGCACCTGCTGCAAACATCAGAAGCCATCAGAAATGATGGACACCCGGATTGGATGGTATTGGTAGGCTTGATTCACGATATGGGTAAAGTACTTTGTTTGTTCGGCGAGCCACAGTGGGCTGTAGTGGGCGATACTTTCCCTGTAGGTTGTGCCTATTCAGACAAAATTGTTTATCCGGAATTTTTCAGTCAGAATCCCGATTACAACAATGAAATTTATCAAACCAAATTGGGTGTTTATACTCAAAATTGCGGGTTGGATAATGTAGATATGTCTTGGGGCCATGATGAATATGTGTACCATATGATGAAGCCCTACATCCCTGAGCCAGGTTTATACATGCTCCGTTACCATTCCTTTTACTCACAGCACAGGGAAAATGCCTACGATCACCTGATGAATGAAAAGGATCATGAAATGTTTAAATGGGTTAACCTGTTTAACCCATACGACCTGTATTCTAAAAATCCAAATCAAAAAAGCTGGGCAGAGCTTGAGCCCTATTACAAGGCACTTGTGGCCAAATATCTACCAGCGACTATTAAATTTTAA
- a CDS encoding carboxypeptidase-like regulatory domain-containing protein, protein MRFKCTSLKYAGIFLLLLLISQSFNTAFAQTERKITGNLIDETKLPIVGASVTVKGTTKVTSTGAGGSFTISAKTGDKILFSFLGYQTKELTVTNASTYQVIISEASSSLTDVVVVGYGKSSRKALTSSISTVKGDDLNKGAISDVGQMLQGKVPGLNITRSGDPNRNAAIIMRGASTLRDGAQSPLFVIDGVVGADISIWHRMISPRSTY, encoded by the coding sequence ATGAGATTTAAATGTACGAGCTTAAAGTATGCCGGCATCTTTTTGCTACTTTTACTGATCAGCCAGTCGTTCAACACTGCTTTTGCGCAAACTGAACGAAAAATTACCGGAAATTTAATAGACGAAACTAAACTGCCTATTGTAGGTGCTTCAGTTACCGTTAAAGGAACCACTAAAGTTACCTCAACTGGTGCTGGCGGATCCTTTACCATTTCTGCAAAAACAGGAGATAAAATCCTCTTCAGTTTTTTGGGCTATCAAACAAAAGAACTTACCGTAACCAATGCATCTACCTACCAGGTAATCATTAGCGAGGCCAGTTCATCGCTTACTGATGTAGTAGTTGTTGGTTACGGAAAAAGCTCAAGAAAAGCATTAACCAGCTCTATCTCTACTGTTAAAGGCGATGATTTGAATAAAGGTGCCATTAGCGATGTTGGCCAGATGTTACAAGGTAAAGTTCCAGGTTTAAACATTACCAGAAGTGGCGACCCGAACCGTAACGCAGCAATCATTATGCGTGGTGCATCTACCCTGCGTGACGGTGCACAATCGCCCTTATTTGTAATTGATGGTGTAGTTGGTGCCGACATTTCGATTTGGCACCGGATGATATCGCCACGATCGACGTATTAA
- a CDS encoding PorP/SprF family type IX secretion system membrane protein — protein sequence MNILKRIFLVLIITISSVKVFAQQDAQFGQYIFNGMYINPAYAGYKEELYLQAFARAQWTGVRGAPQTLSVSADEAINDESIGLGMIVTKDKIGAQNTLNASANFAYRIKLDRTETNILAFGLGIGVIQTALNGNLLDPIETGDNRIPIGSISQTMPDIRAGIHYSNEKFFIGFSANNLLSKTLSVFDDYNSLNVKIQPHFYLSAGVALPVNEDFVFKPTFLIKDDLHGPTSLDLNAFLLVKERFWLGAVYRTSVKIYPKDNLQSGLTSRAAVGFISELFIRSNLRIGYGYDYSLNKLSNYDYGSHEISVGYYIETKKSRRPKCYF from the coding sequence ATGAACATTTTAAAAAGGATATTTCTTGTTTTGATCATTACGATATCATCTGTTAAAGTTTTTGCACAGCAAGATGCCCAGTTTGGACAATATATTTTTAATGGTATGTACATCAATCCTGCCTATGCGGGTTATAAGGAAGAGCTTTACCTGCAGGCTTTTGCCAGAGCACAATGGACAGGTGTCCGGGGAGCACCACAAACCTTGTCTGTATCAGCAGATGAAGCTATAAATGACGAAAGTATTGGCCTCGGGATGATTGTAACCAAAGATAAAATAGGTGCACAAAATACTTTAAATGCATCAGCTAACTTCGCTTACAGGATAAAACTCGATCGTACTGAAACCAATATCCTCGCATTTGGTTTAGGCATAGGTGTAATACAGACAGCCTTAAACGGCAATTTGTTAGATCCGATTGAAACTGGCGATAACCGTATCCCAATTGGATCAATAAGCCAGACCATGCCCGATATACGCGCTGGTATTCATTATTCAAATGAGAAATTTTTTATCGGTTTTTCAGCAAATAATCTCTTATCAAAAACCTTATCTGTATTTGACGATTACAATTCGCTAAACGTTAAAATTCAGCCTCATTTTTATTTAAGTGCAGGAGTTGCCTTACCCGTAAATGAAGATTTTGTTTTTAAACCAACCTTTTTAATTAAAGACGATTTACATGGACCAACCTCATTAGATTTAAATGCCTTTTTACTTGTGAAAGAGCGTTTCTGGCTTGGTGCAGTTTACCGCACTTCAGTAAAAATTTATCCAAAAGATAACCTGCAGTCTGGATTAACCAGTAGGGCTGCAGTTGGTTTCATCAGCGAATTGTTTATAAGATCTAATCTGCGCATTGGCTATGGTTATGATTACAGCCTTAACAAACTGAGTAATTATGACTATGGCTCACACGAAATCTCAGTTGGCTACTATATCGAAACCAAAAAGAGCCGAAGACCAAAGTGTTATTTTTAG
- a CDS encoding TfoX/Sxy family protein has product MASDQKFVDFIMDQIDYSEHVIYKKMFGEYGLYFDGKLFALVCDNKLFVKPTLAGRAYITDVVEAPPYPGAKNQFLIEERLEDRDWLKKLVNITVAELPEPKPKKKK; this is encoded by the coding sequence ATGGCATCAGATCAGAAATTCGTAGACTTTATAATGGATCAGATCGATTATTCCGAACATGTTATCTATAAGAAAATGTTTGGCGAATATGGTTTGTATTTTGATGGTAAGCTATTTGCACTTGTATGCGATAATAAGCTGTTTGTTAAGCCAACTTTAGCCGGCAGGGCGTATATAACAGATGTTGTAGAAGCACCGCCTTATCCGGGTGCAAAAAACCAATTTCTAATCGAGGAACGGTTGGAAGATCGCGATTGGCTAAAAAAACTGGTAAACATCACAGTAGCTGAACTGCCTGAACCCAAACCCAAGAAAAAGAAATAA
- a CDS encoding gamma-glutamyltransferase family protein yields the protein MKNLFLFLLLSLSLRPLFAQQTQKPMLYGNSWMAITGKPMAATAGAMVFQQGGNAVDAACAVLAATCTMWDTLSWGGETQALIYNPNTKKVIAINAMGVAPTGATVAFFKAKGYSFPPEYGPLAATTPGTPGGLIYMLSKYGSMSLKQVLAPAMHMAAGYAIEAQAANSMERDKELIKTWPYSKKVLLPHFGEKREAPEAGEVFIQKDLLATLTKMVEAEQAALKKGSSRQEALMAAYNRFYKGDIGQEFVRGSKEQGGLITMDDLAKWKPLEEEALRTDYKGIEVYKLKQWTQGPVLLQALNILENFDLKAMGYNSSKYIHTVYQAMNLSFADRDFYYGDPNQNPAEPIKGLLSKDYAKQRASLIQFDKNDANIGPGDPYPYEGKKNPYLNLLKSRGFNLDTAKRNFAPKHDLGNNTSKEIYEDRLWRGTTSIEAADKAGWVVSVTPSGGWLPACIAGNTGIGMSQRMQSFVLDSTLNPFNVVAPGKRPRVTLSPSLFIKDGKPFVSAAVQGGDTQDQNLLQFFLNMAEFGMNVQRATEAANFNTNQLWLSLGGTKTSDREPKPGQILLNANTKEEVRTELKKMGYTLSFSERTSGPINAIYFDWKHNSLQGGSSNHGEDYGIAW from the coding sequence ATGAAAAATTTATTCCTATTTCTATTATTATCACTTTCTCTTCGTCCTTTATTTGCACAACAAACGCAAAAACCGATGCTTTATGGCAACAGTTGGATGGCCATTACCGGAAAGCCAATGGCGGCCACAGCGGGGGCAATGGTTTTTCAGCAAGGAGGAAATGCAGTTGATGCGGCATGTGCTGTGTTGGCAGCCACTTGCACCATGTGGGATACCCTGAGCTGGGGAGGAGAAACACAAGCGCTGATTTATAACCCGAATACAAAAAAGGTGATTGCCATTAATGCAATGGGCGTTGCCCCAACCGGAGCTACCGTAGCCTTTTTTAAAGCTAAAGGTTATAGTTTCCCACCAGAATATGGCCCTTTAGCCGCCACTACACCAGGTACTCCCGGTGGGTTAATCTACATGTTGAGCAAATACGGGAGCATGAGCCTGAAGCAGGTTCTGGCGCCTGCCATGCACATGGCTGCAGGTTATGCCATAGAAGCACAGGCGGCAAACAGTATGGAGCGCGATAAAGAATTGATTAAAACCTGGCCTTACAGTAAAAAAGTGCTGTTGCCGCATTTTGGCGAAAAACGCGAAGCGCCAGAAGCAGGTGAGGTTTTTATTCAGAAAGATTTGTTGGCCACGTTAACCAAAATGGTTGAAGCAGAACAAGCGGCGCTGAAGAAAGGTAGTTCCCGACAGGAGGCATTAATGGCTGCTTATAATCGTTTCTATAAAGGAGATATTGGGCAAGAATTTGTTCGCGGAAGTAAAGAACAAGGTGGTTTAATTACCATGGACGACCTTGCTAAATGGAAACCGCTTGAAGAAGAAGCACTACGTACCGATTATAAAGGCATTGAGGTATATAAATTAAAACAATGGACACAGGGACCGGTTTTGCTGCAAGCTTTGAATATACTAGAGAATTTTGATCTAAAGGCAATGGGATATAACAGCTCAAAATATATTCATACTGTTTATCAGGCAATGAACTTGTCTTTTGCTGACCGTGATTTTTATTACGGCGATCCAAACCAAAATCCTGCTGAACCAATAAAAGGTCTGTTAAGTAAAGATTATGCCAAACAGCGTGCATCACTTATCCAGTTTGATAAAAATGATGCAAACATAGGTCCTGGCGATCCTTACCCATATGAAGGGAAGAAAAATCCTTACTTAAATCTGTTAAAAAGTAGAGGTTTTAACCTTGATACAGCTAAACGTAATTTTGCACCAAAGCACGACCTGGGCAACAATACGTCAAAAGAAATTTATGAAGACCGTTTATGGCGGGGAACAACATCCATCGAGGCTGCAGATAAAGCAGGTTGGGTGGTATCGGTTACCCCAAGTGGTGGCTGGCTTCCGGCCTGTATTGCTGGTAATACCGGTATTGGAATGAGCCAGCGTATGCAAAGCTTTGTACTCGATTCTACCCTAAACCCCTTTAATGTTGTCGCACCGGGCAAGCGGCCAAGAGTAACCTTGTCGCCTTCATTGTTTATCAAAGATGGTAAACCTTTTGTATCTGCCGCAGTTCAGGGTGGAGATACCCAGGATCAGAACTTACTGCAGTTTTTTTTAAACATGGCAGAGTTCGGTATGAATGTTCAAAGGGCAACTGAAGCAGCGAACTTTAACACCAATCAGCTCTGGCTTTCTCTCGGTGGCACAAAAACGAGCGATAGAGAACCGAAGCCTGGTCAGATCTTGTTAAATGCCAATACTAAAGAGGAGGTGCGGACTGAACTGAAAAAAATGGGTTATACACTTAGTTTCTCAGAACGTACCAGTGGCCCAATTAATGCCATTTATTTTGATTGGAAGCACAATAGTTTGCAAGGTGGCTCGAGTAACCATGGCGAAGATTATGGTATTGCCTGGTAG
- a CDS encoding T9SS type B sorting domain-containing protein, whose protein sequence is MRLRISSFLSLALMLFFIQTAMCHIASDGQQTITIRQGSSVVLRANSAGAASYIWYKDDVLINGQNKATLITATAGVYKVATVNKFGCTSEISDEIKVLVLPQLIADVAITKRSESKIVVGDQVFEYYLNVRNNGTDDATQLTIKDALPDNLSLESLAQPTDGAASYDQLSRTINWSIPLLPNGKFAELVIKVKSKQSGMVTNTATVTATEFDPNLANNTSTDKKEISGLRIPNVFTPNGDGKNDTFYIEHLESFESNEVTIINRWGSTVYQSNYYKNDWTAPGLADGTYFYVVKVRNGTTDWQDYKGYVTVIR, encoded by the coding sequence ATGAGGTTAAGGATATCCTCCTTTCTGTCATTGGCCTTGATGTTGTTTTTTATTCAAACAGCAATGTGCCATATTGCTTCCGATGGGCAGCAAACCATTACGATCAGGCAAGGGTCGTCAGTGGTTCTGCGTGCAAATTCGGCTGGGGCAGCCTCATATATATGGTATAAGGATGATGTGCTCATAAACGGGCAAAATAAAGCAACGCTTATTACAGCCACTGCCGGCGTATATAAAGTAGCTACTGTAAATAAATTTGGCTGTACATCGGAGATTTCAGATGAAATTAAGGTTCTTGTATTACCACAACTTATTGCTGATGTAGCCATAACAAAACGATCAGAATCGAAAATTGTAGTGGGCGATCAGGTTTTTGAATATTACCTAAACGTTAGAAATAATGGTACAGATGATGCCACCCAACTAACGATTAAGGATGCGCTTCCGGATAACCTCTCTTTAGAAAGCCTGGCCCAACCAACTGATGGAGCAGCAAGCTACGATCAGCTAAGCAGAACCATTAACTGGAGCATTCCCTTACTGCCCAATGGAAAGTTTGCCGAACTGGTCATCAAAGTAAAATCCAAGCAATCGGGCATGGTAACCAATACTGCAACCGTCACTGCAACAGAATTTGACCCCAACCTGGCCAATAATACATCAACCGATAAAAAAGAGATTTCAGGTTTAAGAATACCAAATGTTTTTACGCCTAATGGGGATGGCAAGAACGACACTTTTTATATTGAACATCTGGAATCTTTTGAATCGAACGAAGTAACGATCATTAACCGCTGGGGAAGTACGGTTTATCAATCTAATTATTACAAGAACGACTGGACGGCTCCGGGATTAGCAGATGGAACCTATTTCTATGTGGTTAAAGTTAGAAATGGAACAACTGACTGGCAAGATTACAAAGGTTATGTAACGGTAATCAGGTAA